The following are encoded in a window of Geobacter metallireducens GS-15 genomic DNA:
- a CDS encoding exosortase C-terminal domain/associated protein EpsI translates to MRAITLLLLLLATSGFVFLDNHLANKPVTVKLEDFPFTVGEWRGTPYTVEDRVKDILETEYILSRDYSSPQGEHVYLSLVYYPDNKIGFHNPESCNTGVGMKVLDERIVPITVTLAGGKQEQIDLNRLVLGYAEPVRVIYYFYLSGDRMTGKYSTFRWEMLQQQMQFKRPSGAQVQLHVPVRGSVDATRDVATRYMNSLAPALTSFF, encoded by the coding sequence ATGAGAGCTATCACACTATTGTTACTGCTCCTGGCCACGTCGGGATTTGTTTTCCTCGACAACCACCTGGCCAACAAGCCGGTTACGGTCAAGCTCGAAGATTTCCCCTTCACCGTGGGGGAGTGGCGGGGAACCCCCTACACCGTTGAGGACCGGGTGAAGGACATCCTGGAGACCGAGTACATCCTGAGTCGTGATTATTCGAGCCCCCAGGGTGAGCATGTGTATCTCTCTCTCGTGTACTATCCCGACAACAAGATCGGGTTCCACAACCCCGAGTCGTGCAATACCGGCGTCGGCATGAAGGTGCTCGATGAGCGCATTGTCCCGATTACGGTGACGCTCGCGGGTGGCAAGCAAGAGCAGATCGACCTCAACAGGCTGGTGCTGGGCTATGCCGAGCCGGTACGGGTTATCTACTATTTCTATCTCTCCGGCGACCGGATGACCGGTAAGTATTCGACTTTCAGATGGGAGATGCTTCAACAGCAGATGCAGTTCAAGCGTCCGAGCGGCGCCCAGGTACAACTGCATGTTCCGGTGCGGGGGAGTGTGGATGCAACGCGGGATGTGGCGACGCGCTACATGAATTCCCTGGCTCCGGCTCTCACCTCTTTTTTCTGA
- the xrt gene encoding exosortase, translating to MILGLVCLGLFIYAYHDTFLWLVERYDNPDSHYSHGYLIPFICGYLVWMKRKDLAGLPRSSSRLGLGLIIAALLTHVASVWTHTFFTSGFSIMALAVGLCLYFYGPAITRQLAFPLGFLAFMFPLPMRVISAVSFPLKMMVANIGTAIMERSGMPIVREGAVIHLTNATLSVGDPCSGIRSLIALMAMGALFAYLLQAGIGKKLFLFSLSVPVAIATNVLRVCTLIFVADTLGGEWASPEHWFHTTSGLAVFFISMAVLFGIMRVLERPE from the coding sequence ATGATTCTGGGGCTTGTGTGCCTGGGGCTTTTCATCTATGCCTACCACGATACCTTCCTGTGGCTCGTGGAGCGTTATGACAATCCCGATTCCCATTATTCCCACGGATACCTGATTCCCTTCATCTGCGGTTATCTGGTCTGGATGAAGCGCAAGGATCTGGCAGGACTACCCCGGTCGAGTTCACGATTAGGATTGGGTTTGATCATCGCTGCACTGCTGACCCACGTGGCGAGCGTGTGGACCCACACCTTCTTTACGTCCGGCTTCTCGATCATGGCCCTGGCCGTCGGCCTCTGCCTCTATTTCTACGGCCCCGCGATCACCAGGCAACTTGCATTTCCTTTGGGGTTCCTCGCCTTCATGTTTCCGCTGCCGATGCGGGTAATCTCTGCTGTTTCATTTCCCCTCAAAATGATGGTTGCCAATATTGGTACGGCAATCATGGAGCGCTCCGGGATGCCCATTGTCCGCGAAGGGGCGGTGATCCACCTGACCAACGCCACTCTCTCGGTGGGGGACCCCTGCAGCGGCATTCGCTCCCTCATCGCGCTCATGGCCATGGGGGCCCTGTTCGCCTACCTTTTGCAGGCCGGCATCGGCAAAAAACTTTTCCTTTTTTCCCTGTCGGTGCCGGTGGCCATTGCAACCAACGTGCTGAGGGTCTGCACCCTGATCTTCGTGGCCGACACGTTGGGGGGAGAATGGGCGTCGCCGGAACACTGGTTTCACACCACATCGGGGCTGGCGGTTTTCTTTATCAGCATGGCTGTGCTGTTCGGCATCATGCGAGTGCTGGAGCGTCCTGAATGA
- a CDS encoding glycosyltransferase encodes MYIIDTFLSPCGSPMQGGAEKQLGILASSLDPSRFRPLVVQLAPRGAVPLKDGKLGPARVFHFPTGKFYSPSGFGQMLRIARLAREERVDIIQTFFEKAEVMGWLARRLAGVPVWMTSRRDLGFKRKPVYDRIFRVSSRSCDGLVAVCQAAKDETVTREGFPAGKIEVIYNALEEGTLEGATSPLPSRSDLGLPAVGPLVGMVANMNFEIKGHRYFIEAADRVARKQSAVHFILVGDGALRADCERQARDLGLSERIHFLGKRGDVPAILAHLDVSVLCSTSEGLSNVIMESMAAGKPVVATCVGGNPELVQDGVTGLVVPPADSALLAAAVGALLDDPTRAQAMGTAARRVAEERFSVRAMVEAHEELYCRLWSGKN; translated from the coding sequence ATGTACATCATCGACACCTTCCTGTCCCCGTGCGGTTCACCGATGCAGGGAGGAGCGGAGAAGCAGCTCGGCATCCTGGCGTCGTCCCTCGACCCGTCCCGTTTCAGACCCCTGGTTGTTCAGCTTGCGCCACGGGGCGCGGTTCCTCTTAAGGACGGGAAACTTGGTCCAGCGCGGGTGTTCCATTTTCCGACGGGCAAGTTCTACTCCCCCTCAGGATTTGGGCAGATGCTCCGTATTGCCCGCCTGGCGCGGGAAGAGCGGGTCGATATTATCCAGACCTTCTTCGAGAAGGCTGAGGTGATGGGGTGGCTGGCGCGACGGCTTGCCGGAGTGCCGGTCTGGATGACATCGAGGCGGGACTTGGGGTTCAAGCGCAAGCCGGTGTATGACCGGATTTTTCGGGTATCCTCCCGATCCTGCGATGGTCTTGTGGCCGTCTGCCAAGCAGCGAAAGATGAAACCGTCACCAGGGAGGGATTTCCCGCCGGGAAGATCGAGGTCATCTACAATGCCCTGGAGGAAGGAACTTTGGAAGGTGCCACGTCTCCGCTGCCGTCCCGGTCTGATCTCGGTCTGCCGGCTGTTGGTCCCTTGGTGGGGATGGTGGCAAATATGAATTTCGAGATCAAGGGACATCGTTACTTCATCGAGGCGGCGGATCGAGTGGCGAGGAAACAAAGCGCCGTTCACTTCATCCTGGTGGGAGACGGCGCGCTTCGGGCCGACTGTGAACGGCAGGCACGGGATCTCGGTCTCTCGGAGCGGATCCATTTTCTGGGAAAACGGGGCGATGTCCCGGCGATCCTGGCGCACTTAGATGTTTCGGTGCTCTGTTCCACGAGCGAAGGGCTTTCCAATGTCATCATGGAGTCCATGGCTGCCGGCAAGCCGGTCGTGGCGACGTGTGTGGGGGGGAACCCTGAACTGGTTCAGGACGGCGTGACCGGCTTGGTGGTGCCCCCTGCCGATTCGGCCCTCCTTGCGGCGGCTGTCGGGGCGCTTCTGGATGATCCGACCCGCGCCCAGGCCATGGGGACAGCAGCCCGACGGGTGGCGGAGGAACGATTCTCGGTGCGGGCCATGGTTGAAGCGCACGAGGAACTGTATTGCAGATTGTGGTCGGGGAAGAATTGA
- a CDS encoding XrtA system polysaccharide deacetylase codes for MLNALSFDIEDWFQVENLKGAIAADSWDTCDLRVVNNTRKILDLLRRHQTRATFFILGWVAERCPDLVREIADAGHEIASHGYGHELVYTQTPEEFRRDLRRSKEILEGLTGMAVRGYRAPSFSVNPETPWALDVLVDEGFTYDSSVFPTSFHDRYGFSGSSLSPFRFDNGLVEVPLSTVRFGGKNIPAAGGGYFRLFPYPFFRYLAKRINGEGRALVFYLHPWELDPEQPRIPIRHDYRFRHYVNLCKTGRRLDRLLGDFRFGAMGELVARVGGKVAEA; via the coding sequence ATGCTAAACGCCCTTAGTTTCGACATAGAGGACTGGTTCCAGGTGGAGAACCTTAAGGGGGCCATTGCCGCCGACAGCTGGGATACGTGCGACCTGCGGGTGGTGAACAATACCCGCAAAATTTTGGACTTGTTGCGGCGCCACCAGACCCGGGCAACATTCTTCATTCTCGGATGGGTTGCGGAGCGGTGCCCCGATCTCGTGCGGGAGATTGCCGATGCAGGGCACGAGATCGCCAGCCACGGCTATGGGCATGAACTGGTCTACACCCAGACCCCTGAGGAGTTCCGCCGGGATCTTCGGCGCTCGAAGGAGATTCTTGAGGGGCTCACAGGAATGGCAGTGCGGGGGTACCGGGCGCCGTCGTTTTCCGTTAATCCGGAAACGCCCTGGGCTCTCGACGTGCTGGTTGACGAGGGGTTCACCTACGACTCCAGCGTGTTCCCCACCTCGTTCCATGACCGGTACGGCTTCAGCGGCTCATCGCTCTCTCCGTTCCGCTTCGACAACGGGTTGGTGGAGGTGCCCCTGTCTACGGTAAGGTTCGGCGGCAAGAACATTCCCGCTGCCGGCGGGGGCTATTTCCGCCTCTTCCCCTATCCGTTCTTCCGCTATCTGGCAAAACGGATCAACGGCGAGGGGAGGGCGCTTGTGTTCTATCTCCACCCCTGGGAGTTGGACCCGGAACAGCCGCGAATTCCGATTCGGCACGATTACCGGTTCAGGCACTATGTGAACCTGTGCAAGACAGGCAGGCGTCTGGACCGCCTTCTGGGTGATTTCAGGTTCGGGGCGATGGGGGAGCTTGTGGCAAGGGTTGGCGGCAAGGTTGCGGAGGCGTAG
- a CDS encoding aminotransferase class V-fold PLP-dependent enzyme produces the protein MDIQKIRGDFPIFERRINGKPIVYFDSAATTQKPRQVIDTLSNYYANHCANIHRGVHTLSQESSELYEEARRTVARFINADEREIVFVRNTTEAINLVSTCLKGEGQILSTVTEHHSNLLPWGRSRKVDYVDIDAQGRIDVADLKEKLLKPTLLVAVTHVSNVLGLVNPVEEVIAEARKNGALTLVDAAQSAPHMEIDVKAMGCDFLVFSGHKMLAPSGIGVLYVREELYERMEPYLMGGSTIKEAHLGSYVPEEPPTCYEAGTPNIEGAIALASAIDYLNDIGMDNVLAHDKALMALALERMKAIDNVELYGSLDPTDRLSVITFNVKGMGCHGVAKVLNLRENIMIRSGFHCAQPLHDRLGIGPTARMSFYIYNTPEEIELAAELLGKIAEFM, from the coding sequence ATGGACATTCAGAAAATCAGGGGAGATTTCCCCATCTTTGAGAGGCGCATCAACGGGAAGCCGATAGTCTATTTCGACAGCGCCGCCACGACCCAGAAGCCTCGCCAGGTGATCGATACGCTTTCGAACTACTACGCGAACCACTGCGCCAATATCCACCGCGGGGTGCACACCCTTTCCCAGGAGTCGTCGGAGCTCTATGAGGAAGCGCGCCGGACCGTTGCCCGTTTCATCAATGCCGACGAGCGGGAAATCGTCTTTGTCAGGAACACGACCGAAGCGATCAATCTGGTAAGCACCTGCCTGAAGGGGGAGGGGCAGATTCTGTCCACCGTTACCGAGCACCACTCGAATCTCCTTCCGTGGGGACGTTCACGGAAGGTAGACTATGTGGATATCGACGCCCAGGGGCGGATAGATGTGGCGGATCTGAAGGAAAAATTGCTGAAACCGACGCTCCTGGTCGCGGTGACCCACGTCTCCAACGTACTTGGTCTGGTCAATCCGGTGGAAGAGGTGATAGCCGAGGCGCGGAAAAACGGGGCGCTGACACTGGTTGATGCGGCCCAGTCGGCGCCGCACATGGAGATCGACGTCAAGGCGATGGGATGCGATTTCCTGGTTTTCAGCGGGCACAAGATGCTGGCGCCCTCGGGTATCGGCGTCCTCTATGTGCGGGAAGAGCTCTATGAGCGGATGGAACCGTATCTCATGGGGGGGAGCACCATCAAGGAGGCCCACCTGGGAAGTTATGTTCCTGAGGAACCCCCCACCTGCTATGAGGCGGGAACGCCCAACATCGAGGGTGCTATTGCGCTGGCCAGCGCCATCGACTACCTGAACGACATCGGCATGGACAACGTGCTGGCCCACGACAAGGCCTTGATGGCGTTGGCCCTGGAGAGGATGAAGGCCATCGACAATGTAGAACTATACGGCAGCCTCGATCCCACGGACCGGCTCTCCGTCATCACCTTCAATGTCAAGGGGATGGGGTGCCACGGCGTGGCCAAGGTGCTGAACCTGCGGGAGAACATCATGATCCGCTCGGGCTTCCACTGCGCTCAACCGCTCCATGACCGGCTCGGCATCGGGCCGACGGCGCGGATGTCCTTCTATATCTACAATACGCCTGAAGAGATCGAGCTTGCGGCGGAGCTTCTCGGGAAGATTGCGGAGTTTATGTGA
- a CDS encoding phenylacetate--CoA ligase family protein: MQVYPLIMNKLVMPAASRFTDLKIWDEYKVMLKSERLSLEQLRQMQLTKLQTIVRHAYENVPFYRQRFDSIGLHPEDIKSIEDIERIPPTTKDDIMANFPEGITAGGMDRNRWKYVASSGTTRKIMGIHDFRKSTLNWAAGIRAHRLAGNHRMGMKWMEIPPHMCTTICGINDGPKGEKLSTKKLVSLVKEGDFGGAGRHVYEGLYSMRHDLYKRVTLPSFGPEGTNIPESDIVSYLDSIRSYQPHLLEGLPLYLYTFAKYILDKGISAPRVGVIKPFGGSLTPYMKQIIATAFGCEVYDTYGCSELGFMAADCPKHEGVHLFMDLYHVEVRHGDRAAAPGELGKFYVTDLENRAMPWIRYEIGDVGRYFEDDHGCGRRGIRLEVEGRVQDTLVNSQGRFFTSDEVFDFFHRREEIDNFQLTEKSAGRYELLCVPVEGKEVDREGIARDFREFFDTEANVKAYAVKTIKAEDGGKFRFIKAKGHDRL, encoded by the coding sequence ATGCAGGTATACCCTCTGATCATGAACAAGCTCGTCATGCCGGCCGCATCGCGGTTTACGGACCTCAAAATATGGGACGAGTACAAGGTGATGCTGAAATCGGAACGGCTGAGCCTTGAACAGCTGCGCCAGATGCAGTTGACGAAGCTTCAGACGATTGTCCGCCATGCCTACGAGAATGTCCCGTTTTACCGGCAGCGGTTCGATTCGATCGGGCTGCATCCCGAAGATATCAAGTCCATTGAGGACATCGAGCGGATTCCGCCGACCACCAAGGACGACATCATGGCCAACTTCCCCGAGGGGATTACGGCCGGGGGGATGGACCGCAACCGCTGGAAGTATGTGGCCAGTTCAGGCACGACGCGCAAGATCATGGGTATCCACGATTTTCGCAAGTCGACCCTCAACTGGGCCGCGGGGATCAGGGCCCACCGTCTTGCCGGCAACCACAGGATGGGGATGAAGTGGATGGAGATTCCTCCTCACATGTGCACCACCATCTGCGGGATCAATGACGGGCCCAAGGGTGAGAAACTCTCCACGAAGAAGCTGGTTTCACTGGTTAAGGAAGGTGATTTCGGCGGTGCGGGGAGGCATGTGTACGAGGGGCTCTACAGCATGCGTCATGACCTGTACAAGCGGGTGACGCTCCCTTCCTTCGGTCCGGAGGGGACCAATATCCCGGAAAGCGACATTGTTTCCTATCTGGATTCTATCCGGAGCTATCAGCCACACCTGCTGGAGGGGCTTCCTCTCTATTTGTACACGTTTGCCAAGTACATTCTCGACAAGGGGATTTCCGCTCCCCGCGTCGGTGTCATCAAGCCCTTCGGCGGTTCGTTGACCCCGTACATGAAACAGATTATCGCCACGGCGTTCGGGTGCGAGGTGTATGACACTTACGGCTGCAGCGAGTTGGGTTTCATGGCCGCTGATTGTCCGAAGCACGAAGGGGTCCATCTCTTCATGGATCTCTACCATGTGGAGGTCCGTCATGGTGATCGGGCCGCAGCACCGGGGGAACTGGGCAAGTTCTACGTGACTGATCTGGAAAACAGGGCCATGCCGTGGATCAGATACGAGATCGGGGATGTTGGCCGCTACTTCGAGGATGACCACGGATGCGGCCGGAGAGGGATCCGGCTGGAAGTGGAGGGAAGGGTGCAGGACACCTTGGTCAACTCCCAGGGGAGGTTTTTCACCAGCGACGAGGTGTTCGATTTTTTCCATCGGCGTGAAGAGATCGACAACTTCCAGCTAACGGAGAAATCGGCCGGCCGGTATGAGCTGCTGTGTGTTCCGGTTGAAGGTAAAGAGGTCGACCGGGAGGGGATTGCCAGGGATTTCCGGGAATTCTTCGATACTGAGGCGAATGTAAAGGCATACGCGGTAAAGACCATCAAGGCCGAGGATGGCGGGAAGTTCCGGTTTATCAAGGCAAAGGGGCACGACAGGCTGTAA
- a CDS encoding glycosyltransferase family 2 protein → MSEWIFWLLVVTIFYTYFGYALLIPLIGLFVKRPLDRRDITPRVTFLITAYNEEKNIRKKLTEVLALDYPWEQLEVMVASDGSTDRTDDIVREFRDQGVVLKRVEGRVGKTATQNEAVKAATGDVIIFSDATTVYEKDAIRKLVRNYNDPEVGAVSGRYEYVNPTGAPVGTGSILFWKYENFIKSMQTRIRTISGCCGCIYSVRKAAYVPLPGDIISDLVEPLMVIRGGYRVVFEQEAVAYEETTEKSHEEFRMRIRVITRAMRGILFARGLLNPFRFPFVAFQLFSHKVLRWLIPFFLIGLLVANAFLLDRQFYVITFVLQVAFYLLALFGLGADRVGKKFKPAAVPLYFCIVNTASLIAFFKTLAGQKMVTWETVRK, encoded by the coding sequence ATGAGTGAATGGATTTTCTGGTTGCTGGTTGTCACGATTTTCTATACCTACTTCGGCTACGCGCTGCTGATCCCCCTCATCGGCCTGTTTGTGAAACGGCCTCTGGACCGGCGCGACATAACGCCTCGTGTAACCTTCCTGATCACCGCCTACAACGAGGAGAAGAATATCCGCAAGAAGCTGACGGAAGTACTTGCGCTCGACTATCCCTGGGAACAGCTTGAGGTGATGGTGGCTTCCGATGGCTCCACCGACCGCACTGACGACATCGTGCGCGAGTTCCGCGATCAGGGGGTGGTTCTGAAGCGGGTCGAGGGGAGGGTTGGGAAGACCGCCACCCAGAATGAGGCGGTTAAGGCGGCCACCGGCGATGTCATCATCTTCTCCGACGCCACGACCGTCTACGAGAAGGACGCCATCCGCAAGCTGGTCCGCAACTACAACGACCCTGAAGTGGGGGCCGTGAGCGGCCGCTACGAGTACGTGAACCCCACGGGGGCACCGGTGGGGACCGGCTCGATCCTTTTCTGGAAGTACGAGAACTTCATCAAAAGCATGCAGACCCGGATCAGGACCATCTCGGGGTGCTGCGGTTGCATCTACTCGGTGCGCAAGGCGGCCTATGTGCCGCTTCCCGGCGACATCATCAGCGATCTGGTGGAGCCCCTCATGGTGATCCGGGGCGGGTACCGTGTTGTCTTCGAGCAGGAGGCAGTGGCCTACGAAGAGACCACCGAGAAGTCCCACGAGGAGTTCCGGATGCGCATCCGGGTCATCACCCGGGCCATGCGGGGCATCCTCTTCGCCCGGGGGCTTCTGAACCCTTTTCGTTTTCCGTTTGTTGCCTTTCAGCTCTTTTCCCACAAAGTGCTCCGGTGGCTGATTCCGTTCTTCCTGATCGGGCTGCTGGTCGCTAATGCATTTCTGCTCGATAGGCAGTTCTACGTGATTACCTTTGTGCTTCAGGTGGCGTTCTATCTGCTGGCGTTGTTTGGTCTCGGGGCTGACCGGGTGGGTAAGAAGTTCAAGCCCGCCGCGGTGCCGCTCTATTTCTGCATCGTGAATACGGCGTCGCTTATTGCTTTTTTCAAAACCCTTGCTGGGCAGAAGATGGTTACGTGGGAGACGGTGCGCAAGTGA
- a CDS encoding O-antigen ligase family protein, whose translation MPISVFVSERQRYFMLGLGLSEIVPYVVYGLAGPVIIASAVNRSAIGLLFLVPLIPLYVILDKVLKSELPLANNVIDFTIIAMLLGICIQKRDDEVPALGPSPLLKPLAIFAGYSFISLLIGSASFDGLTGEINLLRLAHWKNYMIMPLLYLITYYALRERAWQNKLFTFLFGAFLVADIRFQQSFKWVKHTRYQGSKSRVSGLANLGPNEMGAFHAIHMLFVLGLFIIDKNVKRRIAYVFFMIGSTYCALYSYSRGAYVAILLTAIFIAFVKERRLLIVIVAFLITWKAILPSSVVDRIENTIVEDGARTDVVEVGGMQLETAKRTEIWEKALGYFYENPITGKGYNTYQYLTGWDTHNVYIKFMAEEGVIGLSLYIWLYVLALRSGWKLYKNGDEEIIKAFGFGFVCAVIASIVSNFFGDRWTYLQLGGIYWVLWALVDQHNARIAASVTDVVAVPAAPEMDHFPNSRIAS comes from the coding sequence TTGCCGATTTCTGTATTTGTTTCAGAGAGACAAAGGTATTTCATGCTTGGTTTAGGTCTCAGTGAAATAGTTCCGTATGTGGTCTATGGACTGGCAGGCCCAGTGATTATTGCTTCTGCCGTTAATCGGAGTGCAATAGGATTGCTCTTCCTGGTGCCGCTAATACCGCTCTACGTCATTCTCGACAAGGTTCTGAAGTCGGAACTGCCGCTGGCTAACAACGTTATTGATTTCACTATTATCGCAATGCTCTTGGGTATTTGTATTCAGAAGCGTGACGACGAAGTGCCGGCACTTGGCCCAAGTCCGCTCCTGAAACCTCTTGCGATATTCGCAGGGTATTCCTTTATCAGCCTGTTGATAGGATCGGCGAGTTTTGACGGCTTGACGGGTGAGATAAACCTTCTCAGGCTTGCTCACTGGAAAAACTACATGATTATGCCGCTCCTCTACCTGATTACCTATTACGCTTTGCGCGAGAGGGCGTGGCAGAATAAGTTGTTCACGTTTCTTTTTGGGGCATTTCTAGTGGCGGACATCCGCTTCCAGCAATCCTTTAAGTGGGTGAAGCATACCCGTTACCAAGGGTCCAAAAGCCGGGTGAGCGGACTTGCCAATCTTGGGCCCAATGAGATGGGAGCTTTCCACGCTATTCATATGCTTTTTGTCCTTGGCCTTTTTATCATCGACAAGAATGTCAAACGCCGCATCGCCTATGTGTTCTTCATGATAGGGAGCACTTATTGCGCTCTTTATTCTTACTCACGGGGGGCTTACGTAGCTATTCTCCTTACCGCCATTTTTATCGCATTCGTCAAGGAACGCAGGTTGCTCATTGTCATTGTCGCATTCCTCATAACCTGGAAAGCGATCCTTCCTTCATCGGTTGTGGACAGGATTGAGAATACCATCGTTGAGGACGGCGCTCGTACTGATGTCGTTGAGGTCGGCGGCATGCAGCTCGAAACGGCAAAGAGGACCGAAATCTGGGAAAAGGCTTTGGGGTATTTCTACGAGAACCCCATAACCGGCAAAGGATACAATACATACCAGTATCTTACCGGTTGGGATACCCATAACGTGTACATTAAATTCATGGCAGAGGAGGGAGTCATTGGCCTCTCTCTGTATATCTGGCTGTATGTTCTTGCTCTTCGCAGTGGCTGGAAGCTTTACAAAAATGGTGATGAAGAGATCATAAAGGCATTCGGGTTTGGTTTCGTCTGTGCCGTGATTGCATCGATTGTCTCGAATTTTTTCGGCGACCGATGGACGTATCTTCAACTTGGCGGCATCTACTGGGTGCTCTGGGCACTGGTTGACCAGCACAACGCTCGGATTGCGGCTTCTGTGACTGACGTCGTGGCTGTTCCCGCTGCCCCTGAAATGGACCATTTCCCGAACAGTAGGATTGCGTCATGA
- a CDS encoding glycosyltransferase — protein MVKVTIIIPTYNPREHLIDTLLSVRTQNFTNIEVLIVDDGSTVDVSTLIKPYITADNIRCIRRKNGGTAAARNTGITNSTGEYIAFLDHDDIWLPDKVALQVEALDRNLSCGLTYCNFQILDEQTGSLINPHRQGEGGCMFEKFLYRNYITTASQIMVRRSCFDQLGLFDESLPIVDDYDFYLRLSRCYDIHYDPRVLTHWRSHQFNTSKNYEKTQLGRIKVKETALNRWALSDNQKKILFKGLRRDYYELAYYYLNSEKYSDARNYFRKAVPYRPVKSIVYYLSTCVPGLSYLNMKALKNDFLK, from the coding sequence ATGGTAAAAGTTACAATTATAATACCAACTTATAACCCTAGAGAACATCTAATTGATACTCTGTTATCTGTAAGAACGCAAAATTTTACTAATATTGAGGTTTTAATTGTTGATGACGGCTCAACGGTTGATGTGTCAACACTGATTAAGCCATACATCACAGCAGATAATATTCGTTGTATACGGAGGAAAAACGGTGGAACCGCGGCGGCTAGGAATACCGGCATCACCAATTCAACGGGAGAGTACATTGCTTTTCTGGACCATGACGACATCTGGTTGCCCGATAAAGTTGCACTCCAGGTTGAGGCCTTGGATCGGAATCTATCCTGTGGACTGACTTATTGTAATTTTCAAATTCTCGATGAGCAGACTGGCAGCTTGATCAACCCTCATCGCCAAGGGGAGGGGGGCTGCATGTTTGAAAAGTTTCTTTACAGAAATTATATAACAACAGCCTCACAGATCATGGTTCGGAGATCATGTTTCGACCAGCTCGGTTTGTTCGACGAATCGCTTCCCATAGTTGATGATTACGATTTTTATCTGCGCCTGAGCAGATGTTACGACATTCATTATGACCCCCGGGTCTTGACTCACTGGAGAAGCCATCAGTTCAACACCAGTAAGAATTATGAGAAAACGCAACTGGGAAGGATCAAAGTCAAGGAAACTGCCTTAAACCGTTGGGCTCTTTCGGATAACCAAAAGAAAATACTTTTCAAAGGCTTACGCAGGGATTACTACGAATTGGCCTATTACTATCTTAATTCAGAGAAGTACAGCGACGCACGTAATTATTTCAGAAAGGCCGTCCCGTATAGACCAGTTAAGAGTATTGTTTATTATCTTTCTACATGCGTGCCTGGCCTTTCTTATCTCAATATGAAGGCTTTAAAGAATGATTTTTTGAAATGA
- a CDS encoding class I SAM-dependent methyltransferase: protein MENLLGSNHKPANYYNSSRLEMLRFMPDNVNKILDVGCGAGEFGHALKSQRPVEVWGVELSHEAAKEAQTKLDKVIVGSIEAGPLSLPELYFDCIVFNDVLEHLVDPWAILVGIKAFMQPDCRVVASIPNVRYYDNIKQLIKYKQWKYNDEGILDKTHLRFFTNESIKDLFDMCGYKIISMKGIGETQFPWKFRMINQLLGNTFDDMKYRQFACVGMQKD, encoded by the coding sequence ATGGAAAATTTACTCGGTTCTAATCATAAACCAGCTAATTACTATAACAGCAGTAGGTTAGAAATGCTGAGGTTCATGCCAGATAACGTCAATAAGATACTTGATGTTGGTTGCGGAGCAGGTGAGTTTGGCCACGCCCTAAAGTCACAAAGGCCGGTTGAGGTCTGGGGGGTTGAACTCAGTCATGAAGCTGCTAAGGAAGCTCAAACAAAATTGGACAAAGTAATTGTGGGAAGCATTGAAGCTGGGCCTCTGTCGTTACCGGAATTATATTTTGATTGTATAGTGTTTAATGATGTCCTCGAGCATTTGGTTGACCCGTGGGCTATTTTGGTTGGAATTAAGGCATTCATGCAACCAGATTGCCGCGTTGTCGCTTCTATTCCGAACGTGAGATATTACGATAACATAAAACAACTCATTAAATACAAACAGTGGAAATACAATGACGAAGGCATTTTAGACAAGACTCACCTAAGATTTTTTACGAACGAAAGTATCAAAGATTTATTCGATATGTGTGGATATAAAATCATTAGTATGAAAGGAATAGGCGAAACCCAGTTTCCGTGGAAATTCAGGATGATAAATCAGCTGTTGGGCAATACTTTCGATGATATGAAATATAGGCAATTTGCGTGTGTTGGGATGCAAAAAGATTAG